The Stratiformator vulcanicus genome has a segment encoding these proteins:
- a CDS encoding HD domain-containing phosphohydrolase: MPTSRAKEEPARHVGDVAEPAHSPSEGRRSDVWRRQSMLVEQFEEFSSLLDAALHPLLQLTPSAPQKLRNLARRILVAVHDADRPESLFPTVPFSADHLDKRRQTLLRSVAGAMLIGWFETHFQRLDSEVEDSVVALLLRDVALLTPLAAKRPTTHHARLSRAIVSKVEHLPVAQSQAIGRHHERLDGTGEPLGLARWQLSRSDRAFMLIDRLVELWDEAGSAVGDDIAAADAIGPLRRANAILYGESRRGEFDLTLALNLTRSLGFQVPSGVGIVDRDPIWFGLSSAGAKRFRLDAAHEQVGRPHFDSERSRGESSQDRLPHSVHARRPRRHRAKGAESS, encoded by the coding sequence ATGCCCACTTCGCGCGCGAAGGAAGAGCCCGCAAGGCACGTCGGTGATGTCGCCGAGCCGGCCCATTCCCCAAGCGAAGGCCGACGATCCGACGTTTGGCGACGACAGTCGATGCTGGTTGAACAATTCGAGGAATTCAGCAGCTTGCTCGACGCAGCGCTGCACCCGCTGCTGCAATTGACGCCGTCGGCCCCGCAGAAATTGCGCAATCTGGCCCGACGAATCCTCGTAGCCGTGCATGACGCGGATCGGCCGGAAAGCCTGTTCCCGACCGTTCCCTTCTCGGCTGATCATCTCGACAAACGCCGACAAACGTTGCTGCGTTCGGTCGCCGGGGCGATGCTGATCGGTTGGTTCGAAACGCATTTTCAACGACTCGACAGCGAGGTCGAAGATTCGGTCGTCGCCTTGTTGCTTAGAGACGTTGCTCTACTGACCCCTCTGGCCGCCAAGCGACCGACGACACACCACGCCCGACTCAGCCGCGCGATCGTCTCGAAGGTCGAACATTTGCCGGTTGCGCAAAGTCAGGCGATCGGTCGACATCACGAACGGCTCGATGGCACGGGCGAACCTTTGGGCCTCGCTCGCTGGCAATTGAGCCGTTCTGATCGCGCATTCATGCTCATCGATCGACTTGTCGAACTCTGGGATGAAGCAGGCTCAGCGGTCGGTGATGACATCGCGGCGGCTGACGCGATCGGGCCATTGCGGCGTGCGAATGCGATCTTGTACGGCGAATCCCGGCGAGGCGAATTCGACCTGACGCTCGCGCTGAATCTAACGCGCAGTCTTGGCTTTCAAGTGCCTTCGGGCGTCGGAATTGTCGATCGCGATCCGATCTGGTTCGGGCTCTCGTCCGCCGGGGCCAAACGATTTCGGCTCGATGCCGCTCACGAGCAGGTCGGCCGACCGCACTTCGATTCCGAACGCTCACGCGGGGAAAGTTCGCAGGACCGATTGCCACATTCGGTCCATGCGCGCCGTCCCCGAAGACACCGGGCGAAAGGGGCGGAAAGCTCTTGA
- a CDS encoding CPBP family glutamic-type intramembrane protease: MATISVAAGPAAAGHSEVSATILPRALAFVGAGIYEEVLFRLLLLPAFYLGFRAMQAGVLGSTILAVLASSLAFSLAHYVGPAGESIVPFTFLFRTLAGIFFATLFFARGFGITVGAHAVYDLIVGVLLAGSRGEF, from the coding sequence ATGGCCACGATCTCCGTGGCGGCCGGTCCCGCGGCGGCTGGTCATTCGGAAGTCAGTGCGACGATCTTGCCGAGGGCACTCGCCTTTGTGGGGGCCGGGATCTACGAGGAAGTACTCTTCCGCCTGCTGCTCTTGCCGGCATTTTATCTTGGTTTTCGAGCGATGCAGGCGGGGGTGCTCGGCTCGACGATCCTTGCCGTCCTCGCAAGCAGCCTCGCGTTTTCGCTGGCCCATTACGTCGGCCCCGCTGGTGAGTCGATCGTGCCTTTCACTTTCCTGTTTCGCACGTTGGCGGGAATCTTCTTCGCCACGCTGTTTTTTGCGCGAGGGTTCGGCATCACGGTCGGGGCGCACGCCGTTTACGATCTCATCGTCGGGGTGTTGCTCGCCGGTTCGCGCGGTGAATTTTGA
- a CDS encoding SMP-30/gluconolactonase/LRE family protein, whose translation MTLRLAATSLLCTFVSLAASAEVPLADGAALEQIADGFKFTEGPAADAQGNVYFTDQPNNHIHRWDAKTGEVSLWMKSSGRSNGLFVGPDGMLWACADEKNELWKIDPETKQRTIVVGRTDGKLLNGPNDLWVSPTGVAFFTDPYFRRPYWDRGKQEQKSRDLYRVDRDGNVSRVDNDLKQPNGIVGTADGKTLYVADPGRRVVFAYDVSDDGTLSNRRQFCKAGSDGMTLDSAGNLYVTGKPGVTVIGPDGESLGVIAVPQGWTANVCFGGTEGKTLFITASKAVYTIKMKVAGAGRATAETVSSNTPKASSDNTASSDKIKVEGETYPPILPANDPDRFGRNIQRTMSLLAESTPEHRNTVRILYYGQSITAQDWTDLVTAELKSRFPHANIVAEDRSIGGFSSQYLIRTAEHDVESFRPDLIIFHVYGSHVEYENLIKLYRSRTAAEVLIQNDHANTWPRKFKNGKDGPLDWPHMMNEIFLPKYAKQYQCGFVDVRGGWVSYMEEYGLEPPALLKDGVHLNKHGEWLMAQLVSRYLVHRPELEQGDQGSVTTFILGEDVEVEGSKVMLTFSGDRVDLIPVEPNPGLAKQLRVLVDGKSPSQFQELYAFTRPSSTHDRIWPAVMRVEHDAPLVVEDWQLEVFDVKSNDDFRFRVSGSVTGNDGEGHSRKKFTSNSGRVVIEPQDWVFARSAKLSKKNLSDGWVVRWKAIPQFVDTYTPPSPQNFDPTLDNATTIADGLPNGEHTLELIAEGGEQPIRAIRIYDPPLKAGAGN comes from the coding sequence ATGACGCTCCGACTCGCGGCGACTTCGCTGCTTTGCACTTTCGTTTCATTGGCCGCTTCGGCCGAGGTCCCGCTCGCCGATGGAGCCGCCCTCGAGCAAATCGCCGACGGCTTCAAATTTACCGAAGGGCCCGCCGCCGATGCCCAGGGAAATGTCTACTTCACCGACCAACCGAACAACCACATTCACCGGTGGGACGCAAAGACCGGTGAAGTGTCGTTGTGGATGAAATCCTCGGGGCGATCGAACGGCCTCTTCGTCGGCCCCGACGGTATGTTGTGGGCGTGTGCTGACGAGAAAAACGAGCTTTGGAAAATCGATCCGGAGACCAAACAGCGGACGATCGTCGTCGGTCGAACCGACGGTAAACTGCTCAACGGCCCGAATGACCTCTGGGTCTCGCCGACGGGGGTGGCCTTCTTCACCGACCCGTACTTCCGCCGTCCTTACTGGGACCGCGGAAAGCAGGAGCAGAAGTCGCGGGACCTCTACCGGGTTGATCGGGACGGGAACGTGTCGAGAGTCGATAATGATCTGAAGCAGCCGAACGGCATCGTCGGTACCGCTGACGGCAAAACGCTCTACGTGGCCGATCCCGGTCGCCGGGTGGTGTTCGCCTACGATGTGAGCGACGACGGAACGCTCTCGAATCGCCGCCAATTCTGCAAAGCGGGATCGGACGGCATGACGCTCGACTCCGCCGGCAATCTCTATGTGACCGGCAAGCCAGGTGTCACGGTCATTGGTCCCGACGGAGAGTCGCTGGGAGTCATCGCCGTTCCGCAGGGATGGACGGCGAACGTCTGTTTTGGGGGCACCGAAGGCAAGACGCTCTTTATCACCGCAAGTAAAGCCGTCTACACCATTAAGATGAAAGTCGCCGGAGCGGGACGCGCAACGGCAGAGACTGTTTCGTCAAACACGCCCAAGGCGAGCAGTGACAATACAGCGAGCAGCGATAAAATTAAGGTGGAGGGCGAAACGTATCCTCCGATCCTCCCCGCCAACGATCCGGACCGATTCGGCAGAAATATTCAGCGGACGATGTCGCTGCTTGCCGAAAGCACCCCCGAGCACCGCAATACGGTTCGCATTCTTTACTACGGTCAGTCGATCACCGCGCAGGACTGGACCGATCTCGTCACTGCGGAATTAAAGAGTCGTTTTCCTCACGCGAATATCGTCGCCGAAGATCGGTCGATCGGGGGCTTTTCCTCTCAATACTTAATTCGCACGGCGGAGCACGATGTCGAATCGTTCCGCCCCGACCTCATTATCTTTCACGTCTACGGATCTCATGTCGAATATGAGAACCTCATCAAACTCTACCGATCCCGAACCGCCGCTGAAGTCTTAATCCAGAACGACCATGCTAATACGTGGCCCAGGAAATTTAAGAACGGCAAGGACGGCCCGCTCGATTGGCCGCACATGATGAATGAAATCTTCCTGCCGAAATACGCGAAGCAGTATCAATGCGGCTTTGTGGACGTGCGTGGAGGATGGGTCAGCTATATGGAAGAGTACGGCCTCGAACCACCCGCACTGCTTAAAGATGGCGTGCACTTGAACAAGCACGGGGAGTGGTTAATGGCCCAACTCGTTTCGAGATATCTGGTCCATCGACCTGAACTTGAACAGGGCGACCAAGGCTCTGTGACAACATTTATTCTCGGCGAAGACGTTGAGGTTGAAGGCTCAAAAGTCATGTTAACCTTCAGCGGAGATCGGGTCGACTTAATTCCCGTGGAGCCGAACCCCGGCTTGGCGAAACAGCTGCGGGTCTTAGTTGATGGTAAATCGCCCTCACAGTTTCAAGAGCTTTATGCCTTTACACGTCCGAGCAGCACGCACGACCGGATTTGGCCCGCCGTCATGCGGGTCGAGCACGACGCTCCGCTCGTCGTCGAAGACTGGCAATTGGAAGTCTTCGATGTCAAATCGAATGACGATTTTCGATTTCGAGTGAGTGGTTCGGTCACCGGCAACGATGGCGAAGGCCACAGCCGGAAAAAATTTACGTCGAACTCGGGCCGGGTCGTGATCGAGCCGCAAGATTGGGTGTTCGCCCGGTCCGCCAAGTTAAGCAAGAAAAACCTGAGCGATGGCTGGGTCGTGCGGTGGAAGGCGATCCCGCAATTTGTTGACACATACACCCCTCCGTCTCCACAAAACTTCGATCCGACACTCGACAACGCAACCACTATCGCCGACGGGCTGCCTAACGGAGAACATACGTTGGAACTCATCGCAGAAGGCGGCGAGCAACCGATCCGAGCAATCCGAATCTACGACCCACCACTGAAAGCCGGGGCCGGAAATTAA
- a CDS encoding DUF4261 domain-containing protein, with the protein MPFSNPFRRSKSADAKPSGNAAENSEDPTRHCFVLCEHAQPGDLSEADQIVAEVFGPGYSADTSEPKVISVMHGKETVGFLAHMPAPIPEGEAEENAAGNFLWPDGKEKVAQHQSHIIVTNVGGSSESAIGSALTVSRLALVALRLYDGMGVYWGNASVCNSREVFESFCEDMSEEQLPVPAWLRFQFGPASENEIGVYTLGMRQFGLMELEVDRCSMDLGELFEFVSNLAHYLILSGPVIEDGNTVGGSEEERILVRHRPSMIEKSRKVYKIVFE; encoded by the coding sequence ATGCCATTCTCAAATCCGTTTCGACGTTCCAAATCAGCAGATGCCAAACCGTCCGGCAATGCGGCGGAGAACTCGGAAGATCCGACGCGGCACTGCTTTGTTTTGTGCGAACACGCTCAGCCCGGAGACCTTTCCGAAGCGGACCAGATTGTCGCCGAGGTCTTCGGGCCGGGCTATTCGGCCGACACGAGCGAGCCCAAAGTCATCAGCGTGATGCACGGAAAGGAAACCGTCGGGTTCCTGGCACACATGCCCGCGCCCATTCCGGAGGGAGAGGCGGAGGAGAACGCGGCGGGCAATTTCCTATGGCCCGACGGAAAAGAGAAAGTCGCCCAACACCAATCACATATCATCGTGACGAATGTCGGCGGGAGCAGCGAGTCGGCCATCGGGTCGGCCCTCACAGTCTCGCGCCTCGCATTGGTCGCGCTGCGGCTGTACGACGGAATGGGCGTCTACTGGGGGAACGCGAGCGTCTGCAACTCGCGAGAAGTCTTCGAGAGCTTCTGCGAGGACATGAGCGAAGAACAGTTGCCGGTTCCCGCGTGGCTGCGATTTCAATTCGGCCCGGCGTCGGAGAATGAGATTGGCGTTTACACACTCGGCATGCGTCAGTTCGGGTTAATGGAGCTTGAAGTCGACCGCTGCTCGATGGATCTGGGTGAGCTGTTCGAATTCGTCTCGAACCTCGCGCACTACTTGATTCTAAGCGGCCCGGTGATCGAAGACGGGAATACGGTCGGCGGAAGCGAGGAGGAGCGCATTCTCGTACGGCACCGGCCGAGCATGATCGAGAAGAGCCGAAAGGTTTATAAGATTGTGTTTGAATGA